From one Pontibacillus sp. HMF3514 genomic stretch:
- the hutI gene encoding imidazolonepropionase has translation MTYETLIHNIGQLVLPKQSSLPLKGEDMKNLHVIDNAALAISNGKIAWVGSNHEGKSLQATEKIDAKGRLVSPGLVDPHTHLVHGGSREKEMSLKQQGVPYLEILKQGGGILSTVEATRSTSEEDLYEKAAFHIERIMSYGVTTVEAKSGYGLDAETELKQLRVAKKLANAYPINLVSTFLGPHAIPKSYKGNEEAFLSEMIDLLETVKKEDLAEFTDIFCETGVFTIEQSRRFMEASKDHGFGVKIHADEIDPLGGTELATSMGAASADHLVAASDEGIKGLAETDTVAVLLPGTTFYLGKDSYARGREMIDSGASVALATDFNPGSCVTENLQLIMSLAALKLKMTPEEIWNAVTVNAAHAIGRGEQAGTLDVGSSADLVIWDAPNYMYIPYHYGVNHTSLVMKNGKTVWERKESHGLHLSRSY, from the coding sequence ATGACCTATGAAACGCTCATTCATAATATCGGACAGCTCGTATTACCCAAACAATCATCGCTTCCACTTAAGGGGGAAGACATGAAAAACCTTCACGTAATTGATAATGCCGCCCTAGCAATTTCTAATGGAAAGATCGCTTGGGTTGGCTCAAATCACGAAGGAAAATCTCTACAAGCAACTGAAAAAATCGATGCTAAGGGTCGTCTCGTTTCCCCCGGTTTAGTGGACCCTCATACCCATCTCGTTCACGGAGGTTCACGTGAAAAAGAGATGTCCCTAAAACAACAAGGCGTCCCATACCTAGAGATCTTAAAACAAGGTGGTGGAATTCTTTCCACTGTCGAAGCAACTCGCTCTACATCAGAAGAAGACTTATATGAAAAGGCAGCTTTTCATATAGAGCGTATTATGTCTTATGGTGTTACAACGGTAGAAGCAAAAAGTGGTTATGGCTTAGATGCTGAAACGGAATTGAAACAATTACGTGTGGCGAAAAAACTAGCCAACGCATACCCGATCAATCTCGTTTCAACATTTTTAGGACCACACGCTATTCCAAAATCCTATAAAGGCAATGAAGAAGCGTTCCTTTCTGAGATGATTGACTTACTAGAAACGGTAAAAAAAGAAGATCTTGCAGAATTCACCGATATCTTTTGTGAAACTGGGGTATTTACGATTGAACAATCTCGCCGTTTCATGGAAGCTTCAAAAGACCATGGTTTTGGCGTGAAAATTCATGCAGATGAGATCGATCCTCTAGGAGGAACTGAACTAGCTACATCCATGGGAGCAGCAAGCGCAGATCATCTTGTAGCCGCTTCAGACGAAGGCATTAAAGGACTTGCTGAAACAGATACAGTAGCTGTTCTTTTACCAGGAACGACCTTCTACCTTGGTAAAGACAGTTATGCACGTGGTCGTGAAATGATCGATAGCGGTGCAAGTGTTGCCCTTGCTACAGATTTTAATCCTGGTAGCTGTGTTACAGAAAACCTGCAACTGATTATGTCTCTAGCAGCTTTAAAACTTAAAATGACACCAGAAGAAATATGGAATGCCGTTACAGTCAACGCAGCTCACGCCATTGGACGTGGTGAGCAAGCAGGTACGCTAGATGTTGGCTCTTCTGCTGACCTTGTCATTTGGGATGCACCGAACT
- the hutU gene encoding urocanate hydratase, producing the protein MTVEQRNVKAKKGLELECKGWEQEAVLRMLYNNLDPEVAEKPEELVVYGGIGKAARNWEAFDSIVSTLRRLENNETMLVQSGKPVAVFKTHEAAPRVLLSNSVLVPKWANWEHFHELDQKGLMMYGQMTAGSWIYIGTQGILQGTYETFASVAKQHFGESLKGTITLTAGLGGMGGAQPLAVTMNGGVVIAVEVDPVRIQKRIQTKYCDKMTESIDEAIEWAQEAKEQGNPLSIALRGNAADLHHELLKRDIEIDIVTDQTSAHDPLNGYVPSGYTLDEADELRKRDQAKYVELSSKSMAKHVEAMLEFQKNGSIVFDYGNNIRQVAEDHGVKNAFDFPGFVPAYIRPLFCEGKGPFRWAALSGDPEDIYRTDQLIKELFPENEALIRWIDMAQDQVSFQGLPSRICWLGYGERVKMGLAINELVKKGELKAPIVIGRDHLDCGSVASPNRETESMKDGSDAVADWAVLNALVNTAAGGSWISFHHGGGVGMGYSLHAGMVAVADGTDLATERLERVLTSDPGMGIARHADAGYEKAIDVANEKNVDIPMLKKNK; encoded by the coding sequence ATGACGGTTGAACAACGTAATGTAAAAGCCAAAAAAGGATTAGAACTTGAGTGTAAAGGATGGGAACAGGAAGCGGTTCTTCGTATGCTGTATAACAACCTCGACCCAGAAGTTGCTGAAAAACCTGAGGAATTAGTGGTATATGGAGGTATCGGGAAAGCTGCACGTAACTGGGAAGCCTTTGACTCTATTGTTTCCACTCTTCGCCGACTAGAAAATAATGAAACTATGCTTGTCCAATCTGGTAAACCTGTAGCTGTTTTCAAAACCCATGAAGCAGCACCACGTGTTCTATTATCTAACTCTGTTCTCGTGCCAAAATGGGCAAACTGGGAGCATTTTCACGAATTAGATCAAAAAGGCTTAATGATGTATGGCCAAATGACCGCAGGAAGCTGGATTTATATTGGTACCCAAGGAATCTTACAAGGAACATACGAAACGTTTGCCTCTGTTGCTAAACAACATTTTGGCGAGTCTCTAAAAGGAACAATCACACTTACAGCTGGCCTCGGAGGCATGGGTGGTGCTCAACCATTAGCTGTCACCATGAACGGTGGCGTTGTCATTGCCGTTGAAGTTGATCCTGTTCGTATACAAAAACGTATCCAAACGAAATACTGCGACAAGATGACCGAGTCTATTGATGAGGCAATTGAATGGGCGCAAGAAGCAAAAGAGCAAGGAAATCCATTATCGATCGCATTACGTGGAAACGCAGCGGATTTGCACCACGAACTACTTAAGCGTGATATCGAGATTGATATCGTGACGGACCAAACATCTGCACACGATCCCCTAAATGGATACGTACCATCAGGTTATACACTAGATGAAGCAGATGAGCTACGTAAACGAGATCAAGCCAAATACGTTGAGCTTTCTTCAAAATCTATGGCAAAACACGTAGAGGCTATGCTCGAATTCCAAAAGAATGGTTCCATTGTATTTGATTACGGGAATAACATTCGCCAAGTAGCCGAAGACCATGGTGTAAAAAATGCGTTTGACTTCCCGGGATTTGTTCCAGCTTATATTCGTCCATTATTTTGTGAAGGAAAAGGTCCTTTCCGTTGGGCTGCATTATCTGGAGACCCTGAAGACATTTATCGGACAGACCAGCTGATCAAGGAGCTTTTCCCAGAAAACGAAGCACTCATTCGTTGGATCGATATGGCCCAAGATCAGGTTAGCTTCCAAGGCCTCCCTTCTCGCATTTGCTGGTTAGGCTATGGTGAACGCGTCAAAATGGGGCTTGCGATCAATGAACTTGTGAAAAAAGGCGAGTTAAAAGCTCCAATTGTAATCGGCCGCGACCATCTTGACTGTGGTTCTGTTGCCTCTCCAAACCGAGAAACGGAATCCATGAAGGATGGCAGTGATGCTGTAGCTGACTGGGCGGTTCTAAACGCTCTTGTAAACACAGCTGCAGGCGGATCCTGGATCTCCTTCCACCATGGCGGAGGCGTTGGCATGGGATATTCCTTACATGCAGGAATGGTCGCAGTTGCTGATGGCACAGACCTTGCAACAGAACGCTTAGAGCGCGTATTGACTTCAGACCCTGGTATGGGCATCGCTCGTCATGCTGATGCAGGTTATGAAAAAGCTATTGATGTAGCTAACGAAAAAAATGTTGATATTCCAATGTTGAAGAAAAATAAATAA
- the hutH gene encoding histidine ammonia-lyase yields MLEITGDSLRIDDIIRVSYHNEPVQIAPTSMENVKHSHQTVQKIVASGKNVYGINTGFGKFSDVSIPEQDVNDLQLHLIRSHACGVGDPFPEVVSRTMILLRLNALIKGYSGIRPIVAEKLLTLLNEQIHPVIPQQGSLGASGDLAPLSHLALVLIGEGNVTYKGEVKKTEEVFNQKGINPISLQAKEGLALINGTQAMTAMGVINFIEAERLAYQSEWIAAMTMEGLEGITDVFHPAIHEARGYSQQIDVAKRMRNLLQGSQLTTHQGEKRVQDAYSLRCIPQVHGATWQSLDYIKEKLEIEANAATDNPLILDDGATVISGGNFHGQPIALAMDFMKTAVAELANISERRVERLVNPQLNDLPAFLSPEPGLQSGAMIMQYSAASLVSENKTLAHPASVDSIPSSANQEDHVSMGTIAARHASHIIQNSRRVLAIELICALQAAEYRGTEKMAPLTKKLWQQVRTICPSITEDRIFSEDIERVTQWLQTESFQWNPSLIKS; encoded by the coding sequence TTGCTAGAAATTACAGGAGATTCATTGCGTATAGATGATATCATCCGAGTCAGTTATCACAACGAGCCTGTTCAAATTGCTCCTACTTCTATGGAAAACGTAAAGCATAGCCATCAAACGGTACAAAAGATCGTCGCTAGTGGAAAAAACGTATATGGCATTAACACAGGGTTCGGAAAATTTAGCGATGTATCCATTCCAGAACAAGACGTAAATGACTTACAACTCCATCTGATTCGATCCCATGCATGCGGAGTTGGAGACCCATTTCCCGAAGTGGTTTCTAGAACGATGATTTTACTTCGACTTAATGCATTAATTAAAGGATATTCCGGCATTCGTCCAATCGTTGCTGAAAAACTATTAACTTTGTTAAATGAGCAAATTCATCCTGTCATTCCCCAACAGGGATCATTGGGAGCATCTGGTGACCTTGCCCCCCTATCTCACTTGGCTCTTGTGCTAATAGGGGAAGGAAACGTTACCTATAAAGGAGAAGTAAAAAAGACAGAAGAAGTGTTCAATCAAAAAGGGATTAATCCTATATCCCTACAGGCAAAAGAAGGGCTTGCTCTTATTAACGGTACGCAGGCCATGACCGCTATGGGAGTAATAAACTTTATAGAAGCTGAACGGCTCGCCTATCAGAGTGAATGGATTGCTGCAATGACGATGGAAGGATTAGAAGGCATAACGGACGTCTTCCATCCTGCCATTCATGAAGCCCGAGGCTATTCTCAACAAATTGATGTGGCCAAACGTATGCGTAATCTACTCCAAGGAAGTCAATTAACCACACATCAAGGTGAAAAACGTGTTCAGGATGCCTACTCACTAAGGTGCATCCCTCAGGTTCATGGCGCAACATGGCAATCTCTTGACTACATCAAAGAAAAACTAGAAATTGAAGCAAACGCAGCAACAGATAATCCGCTTATTTTGGATGATGGCGCAACTGTCATATCAGGAGGGAATTTTCATGGTCAACCGATTGCCCTGGCGATGGACTTCATGAAAACAGCAGTTGCTGAACTTGCGAACATTTCAGAACGCAGAGTGGAACGACTGGTCAATCCCCAGTTGAATGACCTCCCTGCTTTTCTAAGCCCTGAACCCGGACTTCAGTCTGGCGCGATGATTATGCAATACAGTGCTGCATCCTTAGTATCGGAAAATAAAACATTAGCGCATCCAGCGAGTGTTGATTCCATTCCATCATCTGCAAACCAAGAAGACCATGTTTCTATGGGAACCATTGCAGCACGTCATGCTTCACACATTATTCAAAACAGTCGCCGTGTCCTAGCTATCGAACTCATCTGTGCATTACAGGCGGCTGAATACCGAGGAACTGAAAAAATGGCTCCTCTCACTAAAAAATTGTGGCAACAAGTCAGAACTATTTGCCCTTCCATCACCGAAGACCGCATCTTCTCAGAGGATATTGAACGTGTAACCCAATGGCTACAAACGGAATCCTTCCAATGGAATCCGTCTCTCATCAAATCATAA